A window of Cystobacter fuscus DSM 2262 genomic DNA:
CTGACGGTGTACCTGCCACCCGGTTATGCCGCGGGCACCCGCCGCTACCCGGTGGTGTACTTCCTCAACGCCTATAGTGGCAGCGGCAGGACGTGGACGAACTTCTCGCCCTTCTCGCTGAGCGTGCCCGAGCGGCTGGACGCGCTCGTCGCGGCGGGCGCCATTCCGCCCGTCATCGGCGTGTTCCCGGACGGGTGGACGTCGATGGGTGGCAGCCAGTGGGTGAACAGCGACGCCATCGGCCGCTACCGTGACTTCCTGGCCAAGGACGTGCTGGGCTTCGTGGATCGCACGTACCGCACGCTGCCCAAGGCGCTGTCGCGCGCGGTGGTGGGCCACAGCTCGGGCGGCTACGGCGCGCTGGTGATGGGCCGCTACCACCCGGATCTCTTCTCGCACCTGAGCGCCCAGTCGCCCGACGCCTACTTCGAGTACTGCTACCTGCCGGATCTGCCCAAGACGGCCTCGGCGCTGCTCAAGGCGGGCGGGGTGGAGGCCTGGTACACGAACTTCGTCCAGCGCTCCCGGGAGACCAAGGCGCGCAGCGAGGACTTCACCATCATCAGCGCGCTGGCCATGGCCGCCGCCTACTCGCCCAAGAAGGGTGAGCCGCTCAACCTGGAGCTGCCCTTCGACACGCAGACGGGCCGGCTGCGGCCGGAGGTGTGGAACCGCTGGCTCGTGCACGATCCCGTGCGCTTCGTGCCCAAGTTCGTGGACGCGTTCCGCAAGATGAAGACCGTCTTCATCGACTGCGGCACGCGCGACGAGTTCAACCTGCGCTGGGGCGTGCGGATGATCGCCGAGGACTTCAAGAACGGCGGCGTCGAGGTGACCCACGAGGAGTTCGAGGACGGCCACATGGGCGTCAACTACCGCTTCGAGCGCTCGCTGGCGGTGATCGGCCAGCGGCTCGTGCTCGACTAGCGGCGCGCTCAATCCAACTCAGCACAGGCAGGAGGCACATCGATGTTTGGCTCGTTGTTGATGGCGGTGCTCATGGCCGGGGAGCCGGCGGAGCTCACGAAGCACGAGGTGAAGACGCTCACGCTGCAACTGCCCTCCGACTGGACCCAGTCCGAGGCGGATGGCACCCAGCGCTTCGCCGACCCGTCGGGGGATGCGTACGTGCTGGTGGACGTGGGCGCCGTGCAGACCGCGGGCATGAAGCCGCAGGTGTGCCTGGAGAAGATCCTCACCGCCATGGGCGGCAGCGAGGGCTGGAAGCCGCTCAAGCTGGGCAAGGCCCCGGCGGCGCGGCGCGTGGACTCGGACACCACCCCGGATGGGGCGGAGTCGGTGCGCACGGTGACGTACGTGGGGTGCGACGGGAAGACGACCTGGTCGCTCGTCTTCCACATGGACAGGAAGGAGCGGGAGCAGTTCGATCCGCTCGTGGAGAAGATCGCGGGCAGCGTCGCGTACACCAAGGCCGCGCCCGCGAAGAAGGGCAAGTAGGCCTCACGCGGGAGCGGGGCAGCGCATGGACACGCAGCTTCAGGGCAAGGGCGTCCTCGTCACCGGGGGCGCGGGTGGAATCGGCAGCGCGGTGGTGCGCGCCTTCGCCGAGGAGCAGGCGAAGGTGGCGGTGCACTACCACCAGAGCGCGGACAAGGCGGAGGCCCTGGCGCGGGAGCTCGGCGGCGTGGCGCTCCGGGCGGACCTCACCTCGGAAGCCGACGTGGACGCGCTGGTGCCCGCGGCGGTGAAGGCCCTGGGCCGGCTGGACGTGCTGGTGGCCAACGCGGGCGTGTGGCCCCCCGCGGACGAGCCCGTGTGGAAGATGCCGCTCGCGCGCTGGCGCCGCACCCTGGCGGAGAACCTGGACAGTGTCTTCCTGAGTTGCCGCGCCTTCCTGCGCCACGTGGAGACGACGGGCTCGGGCAACATCATCCTCATCGCCTCCACGGCGGGCCTCTTCGGCGAGGCGGGCCACTCGGACTACGCGGCCGCCAAGGGCGCGCTGGCCAGTGGTTTCCTCAAGAGCCTGAAGAACGAGCTGACGCGCATCGCTCCGCTCGGCCGGGTGAACACCGTGTGCCCCGGCTGGACGGGGGTGGAGCGCCACCAGGACAAGCTCACCGACCCGGTGTTCATCAACCGGGTGACGCGCACCATGCCCCTGCGCAAGCTGGGCCGTCCGGAGGACGTGGCCCGGGTGGTGGTGACGCTCGCGTCCGATCGCGTCTCTGGCCACGTCACCGGCGAGGTCATCACCGTGGCCGGCGGCATGGAAGGCCGCGTCCTGCACGAGTCCTGACGCCCCGCCTCACGCCAGGGGGCCCGGAGTCGTCAGCACGGCCTGCTCGCGCTCGCGGGTGACGCGCATCGCCAGCCCCAGGGCGAACATCAACAGCAGCGCGGCGCACAGGAAGGGCGCTCCGGGCTGATGGATGGCGCGCTCGGGGGCGATGGCGTACGCGAACGTCTGCGTGAAGAGCCCGGGCCCCATGAGG
This region includes:
- a CDS encoding alpha/beta hydrolase — encoded protein: MKGVLETQEMHSPALEGNPLGDPARRALTVYLPPGYAAGTRRYPVVYFLNAYSGSGRTWTNFSPFSLSVPERLDALVAAGAIPPVIGVFPDGWTSMGGSQWVNSDAIGRYRDFLAKDVLGFVDRTYRTLPKALSRAVVGHSSGGYGALVMGRYHPDLFSHLSAQSPDAYFEYCYLPDLPKTASALLKAGGVEAWYTNFVQRSRETKARSEDFTIISALAMAAAYSPKKGEPLNLELPFDTQTGRLRPEVWNRWLVHDPVRFVPKFVDAFRKMKTVFIDCGTRDEFNLRWGVRMIAEDFKNGGVEVTHEEFEDGHMGVNYRFERSLAVIGQRLVLD
- a CDS encoding SDR family NAD(P)-dependent oxidoreductase, coding for MDTQLQGKGVLVTGGAGGIGSAVVRAFAEEQAKVAVHYHQSADKAEALARELGGVALRADLTSEADVDALVPAAVKALGRLDVLVANAGVWPPADEPVWKMPLARWRRTLAENLDSVFLSCRAFLRHVETTGSGNIILIASTAGLFGEAGHSDYAAAKGALASGFLKSLKNELTRIAPLGRVNTVCPGWTGVERHQDKLTDPVFINRVTRTMPLRKLGRPEDVARVVVTLASDRVSGHVTGEVITVAGGMEGRVLHES